The genomic region GATGAACGTCATGTAAAATCGGGTTTCGCTCCAGTAGACATGTTCGAAGGAGTACGAGTTGATGTACATCAGGCCGAACATGATCGCTGTCGACGTGCCAACCATCGCCAGAAACCGGCCATAGGATGAACCTGAATGGCCCCCCGAATGTGCTGCATCTTCACTTGAACGGGCGTGGGACCCGCCGCTAGATTTCCCGGTCGTATCTTCAGACATTTGATCCCTCCACCTTGGCTTGAATTGCTGAAGAAACAACATTCCAGCGGGGGAGGGCTCCAACAAACTCCAACGCTACGGTGCGAAAATCCGAAGAATGTCGGCCCCAAGCATCATGCGCTACGGCTCTTTGGCCAGATCTTTCAGAATCGGACAATCCGGGCGGTGATCGCCATGGCAGGCGTCAACGAGGTGTGACAGCGTATCGTGCATCGACCTGAGCTGGGCAATCTTTTCGTCAATGGCCGCCAGGTGTTCTTGTGCGACCGCTTTTACTTGTGCGCTTTCCCGTGTCTCATCCTCATAGAGATCAAGCAGCGTGCGGCAGTCTTCTATCGAGAACCCCAAGGTCCGGGCGCGGCCCAGGAATGCGAGCTTGTGGATGTCGCTGTCGCGAAAGGCGCGATATCCGTTATCGCTGCGCAAAGGCCGGACAAGGCCGATGTCTTCGTAGTAGCGGATTGTCTTCGCTGGCAAACCCGCGCGTTCTGATACTTCTCCGATGTTCACACCTGTCTCCTATTCTGCGGGCTGCGTTGCGAATTTCGTCGCCGCGTCGTGGGGCGGATCCTGTTCCGACATCGTCGCCTTGATCCGTCGCAGCCGCAGCGCGTTGGTCAGAACCGACACGGAGGACAGCGCCATGGCCCCGGCGGCAAACACCGGCGACAGGAGCAATCCAAAGGCTGGATAAAGCGCGCCCGCCGCCACAGGGATCAGCGCGACGTTATAGCCAAAGGCCCAGATGAGGTTCTGCCGGATGTTGCGCATGGTCTTGCGCGACACGTCTATTGCATTCACCACGCCGCGCAGATCCCCCGACATCAGCACCACGTCGGCGCTTTCGATTGCGACATCCGTGCCGGTTCCGATGGCGATGCCGACATCGGCATGGGCCAGTGCTGGCGCGTCGTTGATGCCGTCCCCGACAAAGGCGATCTTGCTGTTCCCTTGCCGCAATTCGTCCAGGGCGGCGACTTTTCCATCCGGTAATACCCCTGCAATGACGTGGTCGATCCCGACCTCGCGGGCTATGGCATCTGCCGTGGCCTTCTTGTCTCCGGTGATCATCGCGACCTTGATCCCTCGATCATGCAGAGCTGCGATCACTTCGGCGCTGGAGGATTTGACCGGGTCTGCCACGGCAATCACAGCCGCCAGGGTTCCATCCACCGCAGCATAAAGCGCGGTGCGTCCCTTTTCGGCCAACGCCCTTTCGCGGTCTTCCAGCGGGCTGGTGTCAATGCCCTGCTGCACCATGAAGCGATCCGCACCGACATGAACCTTGCGGCCCTGGACAAGCGCCTCGACACCGTAGCCGGTCACGGACCGGAATTCCGTCGCATCGGGCCAGGACAGGCCTTCGCTCTTTGCGGACTGCACGATGGCCTCTGCCACCGGGTGCTCAGACTGCGCCTCGACAGATGCGATGAGGGCGAGTATCTCTGCCCGGTCAAAGCCGTCGGCCGTGATGAGGTCTGTCAAACTGGGTTGCCCTTGGGTGACCGTCCCGGTCTTGTCGAGCGCAACGAGGCCGACGTCGTCCAGATGTTGCAGCGCATCTCCCTTGCGGAAGAACACCCCCATCTCGGCAGCGCGTCCTGTCCCCACCATGATCGAGGTGGGCGTGGCCAACCCCATGGCGCAGGGGCACGCAATGATCAGAACGGAGACACCCGCCACAAGCGCAAAGGTCAGAGCCGGATCGGGACCGACCAGCAGCCAGACAACCACAGTCGCAAGCGCCAGAACCAGAACGGCAGGCACGAACCACATGGTCACGCGATCCACTAGGCCTTGGATCGGCAGCTTGGCCCCCTGAGCATCTTCGACCATGCGGATAATCTGCGCCAGCGTGGTATCCGCCCCGACCCGCGTCGCCGTTATGGTCAGGCTCCCGGTGCCGTTCACCGTGCCGCCGGTCACCGGTTCGCCAGCAGCCTTTGGCACGGCGAGGGGTTCACCGGTGATCATGCTTTCATCGACGTTGCTTGATCCTTCTGTGACCTCGCCATCGACAGGCAGCCTTTCACCGGGACGCACGAGGATCTGATCGCCGATCCGAAGTTCCTTGATGTCAACCTCGGTCGCCTGCCCCTCGCGCAGGACCCTGGCTGTCTTTGCCTGCAGACCAAGAAGGGCCTGAATGGCTGCACCGGTCTTGCCCTTGGCCCGCGCTTCAAGCCAGCGACCCAACAAGATCAGAACGACAATAACCGCCGCTGCTTCGAAATAGACGGCGCGCACACCGTCAGGCAGCACCTGTGGCAGG from Salipiger abyssi harbors:
- the cueR gene encoding Cu(I)-responsive transcriptional regulator; translated protein: MNIGEVSERAGLPAKTIRYYEDIGLVRPLRSDNGYRAFRDSDIHKLAFLGRARTLGFSIEDCRTLLDLYEDETRESAQVKAVAQEHLAAIDEKIAQLRSMHDTLSHLVDACHGDHRPDCPILKDLAKEP
- a CDS encoding heavy metal translocating P-type ATPase encodes the protein MTDPNTIRLSVSGMSCASCVGRVEKALGEVPGLSNVSVNLVSETAQFQTDDAATTGAAVAALSQAGYPASTARVTLNVDAMSCASCVGRVEQALVRTPGLLNAAVNLATETAVVEYLSDAITPEEIARISTEAGYPAEIAQSDAHEDRSDRKAEEADALARRVILAAILTVPVFVLEMGKHTIPGFEGLIESTIGIQTSWLIQFALATVVLFGPGWRFFAKGIPALIKRAPDMNSLVALGTGAAWTYSVVATFLPQVLPDGVRAVYFEAAAVIVVLILLGRWLEARAKGKTGAAIQALLGLQAKTARVLREGQATEVDIKELRIGDQILVRPGERLPVDGEVTEGSSNVDESMITGEPLAVPKAAGEPVTGGTVNGTGSLTITATRVGADTTLAQIIRMVEDAQGAKLPIQGLVDRVTMWFVPAVLVLALATVVVWLLVGPDPALTFALVAGVSVLIIACPCAMGLATPTSIMVGTGRAAEMGVFFRKGDALQHLDDVGLVALDKTGTVTQGQPSLTDLITADGFDRAEILALIASVEAQSEHPVAEAIVQSAKSEGLSWPDATEFRSVTGYGVEALVQGRKVHVGADRFMVQQGIDTSPLEDRERALAEKGRTALYAAVDGTLAAVIAVADPVKSSSAEVIAALHDRGIKVAMITGDKKATADAIAREVGIDHVIAGVLPDGKVAALDELRQGNSKIAFVGDGINDAPALAHADVGIAIGTGTDVAIESADVVLMSGDLRGVVNAIDVSRKTMRNIRQNLIWAFGYNVALIPVAAGALYPAFGLLLSPVFAAGAMALSSVSVLTNALRLRRIKATMSEQDPPHDAATKFATQPAE